A genomic region of Vespa crabro chromosome 19, iyVesCrab1.2, whole genome shotgun sequence contains the following coding sequences:
- the LOC124430840 gene encoding sodium/hydrogen exchanger 8 has product MNPLLTRYKVQSKWCVIFVILQFGVISFGEVSFQKEIVNLEDEKLPNVSLPALNDLNVITNRSQVSAITNSNLIIDDESKRKNWRKNSDNEFVKLSPINITVTTSKSQGISSGGSAEQSDNIVKNVTTEKINAEITGNNLINEKNGTVITDYSSSQSPDIINATNTSTTTVAPAEPVLPDKDSAEEEHNSSMSIFFVLCVLALGILLIHLMLQTNFQYLPESVVIVFLGGAIGMIINLMSHQNIANWRKEEAFSPTAFFLVLLPPIIFESGYNLHKGNFFQNIGSILVFAIVGTAISAFVIGAGIYLLGLAQVAYRLSFVESFAFGSLISAVDPVATVAIFHALEVDPILNMLVFGESILNDAISIVLTTSVLESNNATTTSEAIILGINRFCLMFFASAGIGVVFALISALLLKHVDLRKNPSLEFGMMLVFTYAPYVLAEGIQLSGIMAILFNGIVMSHYTHFNLSTVTQITMQQTMRTLAFIAETCVFAYLGLALFSFRHRVEPALIIWSIILCLIGRAANIFPLALLVNRFREHQITKKMMFIMWFSGLRGAISYALSLHLDFSDETRHVIITTTLIIVLITTLIFGGSTMPLLKFLRAEKKQKNSRRKKKDKEVSLSKTREWGQTIDSEHLSELTEEEMEVSFLQSRIHGFARWDLKFFIPFFTRRFTQQELKDCKSQMTDLTNQWYQAIRISPLESDDDATTASTAQLNINVSEESRNERWVKDKKGRSSHGDNEEWSDSN; this is encoded by the exons ATGAATCCGTTATTAACACGATACAAAGTGCAGAGTAAATGGtgcgttatattcgttatattgCAATTTGGCGTAATATCCTTTGGCGAAGTATCTTTTCAGAAGGAAATTGTTAACCtagaagatgaaaaattgCCAAATGTCTCTTTGCCGGCGCTCAACGATTTGAATGTTATTACAAATAGAAGCCAGGTGTCTGCAATTACAAACTCAAATTTGATTATTGACGatgaaagtaagagaaaaaactgGCGAAAGAATTCTGATAATGAATTCGTTAAATTATCTCCCATTAATATCACTGTGACAACTTCAAAATCTCAAGGTATATCTTCTGGAGGAAGCGCGGAACAAagtgataatattgttaaaaatgtaACGACCGAAAAGATTAACGCAGAAATAACGGGAAATAACTtgattaatgagaaaaatggAACCGTGATTACCGATTATTCATCCTCTCAAAGCCcagatattattaatgcaaCAAATACAAGTACAACAACAGTTGCGCCTGCAGAACCAGTGCTTCCTGACAAGGATTCTGCAGAGGAAGAACATAATAGTTCAATGTCcatatttttcgttctttgCGTTTTAGCATTAGGAATTCTATTAATACATCTCATGCTTCAAACGAACTTTCAATATCTACCAGAGTCTGTGGTTATTGTATTCTTAGGTGGTGCCATTGGCATGATAATAAATCTTATGTCCCATCAAAATATAGCAAATTGGAGAAAGGAGGAAGCTTTTTCTCCAACTGCTTTTTTCCTCGTACTCCTACCCCCGATAATATTTGAATCCGGATATAACTTGCACAAGggaaatttctttcaaaacaTAGGCAGCATTCTGGTATTTGCGATCGTTGGTACGGCCATTTCTGCATTTGTCATTGGGGcaggaatatatttattgggTTTAGCACAGGTCGCGTATAGGCTTAGCTTCGTCGAAAGTTTTGCATTTGGATCATTAATATCTGCCGTAGATCCAGTTGCCACAGTTGCAATTTTTCATGCACTAGAGGTCGatccaatattaaatatgttagTTTTCGGAGAGTCCATTTTAAATGACGCGATATCTATTGTTTTAACAACTTCGGTATTAGAATCCAATAATGCTACTACCACTAGCGAAGCCATTATTCTTGGCATAAATAGATTTTGTCTTATGTTTTTTGCCTCTGCTGGCATTGGAGTTGTTTTCGCACTTATTAGTGCTTTACTATTGAAGCATGTTGATCTCAGGAAAAATCCATCTCTTGAATTTGGAATGATGTTGGTCTTCACATATGCCCCTTATGTCTTGGCAGAAGGCATACAATTGTCTG GCATTATggcaatattatttaatggaATAGTTATGTCCCACTATACTCATTTTAATCTATCAACCGTTACTCAGATCACAATGCAACAGACCATGAGAACTTTAGCTTTTATAGCTGAGACATGTGTCTTTGCTTACTTAGGATTAGCTCTTTTTAGTTTTAGGCATAGA GTGGAGCCTGCTCTAATCATATGGTCCATTATATTGTGCCTTATTGGTAGGGCagcaaatatttttccattggCTCTTCTCGTTAATCGTTTTCGAGAGCATCAAATAACCAAAAAAATGATGTTCATTATGTGGTTCAGCGGTCTTCGAGGTGCTATATCGTATGCGCTATCGCTTCACTTGGATTTTAGCGATGAAACTCGTCATGTCATTATTACAACTACATTGATTATTGTCTTAATTACTACGTTGATATTTGGTGGCTCTACAATGCCATTGCTTAAATTTTTACGagcagaaaagaaacaaaagaacagtagaaggaagaagaaggataaagaagTTTCATTAAGTAAAACGAGAGAATGg GGTCAAACGATTGATTCTGAACACTTGTCAGAACTGACAGAGGAAGAAATGGAAGTATCTTTTCTCCAATCGCGGATTCATGGTTTCGCAAGATGGGAtctgaaatttttcattccatTTTTTACTCGAAGGTTTACACAACAAGAACTGAAGGATTGTAAATCACAAATGACAGACTTGACGAACCAGTGGTATCAAGCGATCAGAATTAGTCCACTAGAATCAGACGATGATGCGACGACTGCGTCAACGgcacaattaaatattaatgtttctGAGGAATCTCGAAATGAAAGATGggtaaaggataaaaaaggacGTTCTAGTCATGG AGATAACGAAGAATGGTCTGATTCAAATTAA
- the LOC124430847 gene encoding 2-(3-amino-3-carboxypropyl)histidine synthase subunit 2 isoform X2 has translation MNENMTMSEVTSVHGQLTDKRTEDPYEMDKCVKWIEAHNLEKVCLQFPDDLLPDSVKIALHMEKYINRKVYILGDTTCGSCCVDIITAQHANADGIIHFGHACLNPVNQILAFHVLPKKEIDVTCFQDQFKEALQDTTKKCILFYDVAYAHLIERIYNNLKAIFKNLILSTLNCKSNVEFTDSKDTSTMVILGRRYILLNDTTINDYEAVFLGENGKTFSTLAMSVPAKKWYYFENSKVIEFNVLHSPWLKRRRFLVEKLKDAKVVGIVVATLGIQDYLKCISMVKYILKEKNKKTYTLCVGKINPTKLANFPEVDAFIVIACSENEVFDSRDFLRPILMPFEVDLAFNTSRKFSTQYCMDFRQILPDGLNYCNFETSMETDVSLISGDIRNPDKDILCIDKMDALVLKTPGVVAIGNAGAQFLQERSWKGVEQRLGKDSPCSARIGRSGLASHYNNELFSTEREKDMRT, from the exons atgaatgaaaatatgacGATGAGCGAGGTAACGAGTGTGCATGGTCAATTGACAGATAAAAGGACTGAGGATCCTTATGAAATGGATAAATGTGTCAAGTGGATTGAAGCTCATAACTTAGAAAAG GTATGTTTACAATTCCCAGATGACCTTTTGCCAGATTCAGTGAAGATTGCGTTACAtatggaaaaatatataaatagaaaagtatatattttggGAGACACTACATGCGGCAGTTGTTGTGTCGATATAATTACGGCCCAACATGCCAATGCCGATGGTATAATACACTTTGGACACGCTTGTCTTAATCCTGTAAATCAAATATTAGCCTTTCATGTTTTAccaaaaaaggaaattgaTGTAACATGCTTTCAAGATCAGTTTAAAGAAGCATTACAAGatacaacaaaaaaatgtatactttTTTATGACGTGGCATATGCACATCTGATCG aacgtatatataataatttaaaggcCATATtcaagaatttaattttatcgacaTTAAATTGTAAATCAAACGTGGAATTTACGGATTCCAAAGATACTTCAACAATGGTTATCCTAGGTAGAAGGTACATTTTATTGAATGATACTACAATAAATGATTACGAGGCGGTATTTTTGGGAGAAAATGGAAAGACATTTTCTACATTGGCAATGAGCGTTCCTGCAAAAAAATggtattattttgaaaatagcAAAGTCATTGAATTTAATGTTTTACATTCGCCTTGGTTGAAAAGAAGACGGTTTCTCGTTGAAAAGCTTAAAGACGCTAAAGTTGTAGGTATAGTAGTAGCTACGTTAGGAATTCAAGATTATCTCAAATGTATATCGATGGTTAAATATATTCtcaaggaaaagaataagaagacgTATACTTTGTGTGTTGGTAAAATAAATCCAACGAAATTGGCTAATTTCCCCGAG GTCGACGCCTTTATCGTAATAGCATGTTCAGAAAATGAGGTATTTGATTCTCGAGATTTCTTACGGCCCATATTAATGCCTTTTGAAGTTGATTTAGCTTTTAATACTTCGAGGAAATTCTCCACGCAATATTGTATGGATTTTAGGCAAATACTGCCTGATGGtttaaattattgtaattttgaaaCGTCCATGGAAACGGACGTCTCGCTGATATCCGGAGATATTAGAAATCCCGATAAAGATATTCTTTGCATAGATAAAATGGATGCTTTGGTTCTAAAAACACCAG GTGTAGTTGCTATTGGCAATGCAGGAGCACAATTTCTTCAAGAACGATCTTGGAAAGGAGTCGAGCAAAGATTAGGAAAAGATTCACCGTGTTCTGCGCGCATTGGACGTAGCGGTTTAGCGAGTCattataacaatgaattattttctacagaaagagaaaaggatatgCGGACATGA
- the LOC124430853 gene encoding LDLR chaperone boca, with protein MKMNVFLCSILVILAISNANDSNENKKKSWRDKDIRDMTDADLEHLLDQWEENEEPLPPDELPEYLRPSPKIDLSQIDVSNPDNVLKMTKKGKGVMMFVDVMEDISQDQAEIVMRIWQSSLQNNHIIAERYPIDLKRSVFLFREGSQAVDAKNYLLEQPELSHVMLEGQTYYRDKKKNKDKEIKNHRPNKSEL; from the exons atgAAGATGAACGTCTTCCTCTGCAGTATATTAGTAATCTTAGCTATATCAAATGCAAATGATtcgaatgagaataaaaagaaatcatggCGTGATAAAGATATAAGAGATATGACAGATGCAGATTTGGAACATTTATTGGATCAATGGGAG GAAAATGAAGAACCTTTGCCACCAGACGAACTCCCCGAATATCTTAGACCAAGTCCAAAAATAGATTTATCGCAG ATAGATGTCTCCAATCCTGATAATGTGCTCAAAATGACGAAAAAAGGTAAAGGTGTTATGATGTTTGTGGATGTAATGGAAGATATTTCACAAGATCAAGCAGAAATTGTAATGCGCATTTGGCAGAGTAGTCTACAAAACAATCATATCATAGCAGAAAG ATATCCAATTGATCTTAAGCGATCAGTCTTCTTATTCCGGGAAGGATCTCAAGCTGTTGATGccaagaattatttattagaacaACCAGAGCTGTCTCATGTAATGCTCGAAGGACAAACGTACTATagggataagaaaaaaaataaagacaaggaaataaaaaaccaTAGACCAAACAAATcagaattgtaa
- the LOC124430847 gene encoding 2-(3-amino-3-carboxypropyl)histidine synthase subunit 2 isoform X1: MNENMTMSEVTSVHGQLTDKRTEDPYEMDKCVKWIEAHNLEKVCLQFPDDLLPDSVKIALHMEKYINRKVYILGDTTCGSCCVDIITAQHANADGIIHFGHACLNPVNQILAFHVLPKKEIDVTCFQDQFKEALQDTTKKCILFYDVAYAHLIERIYNNLKAIFKNLILSTLNCKSNVEFTDSKDTSTMVILGRRYILLNDTTINDYEAVFLGENGKTFSTLAMSVPAKKWYYFENSKVIEFNVLHSPWLKRRRFLVEKLKDAKVVGIVVATLGIQDYLKCISMVKYILKEKNKKTYTLCVGKINPTKLANFPEVDAFIVIACSENEVFDSRDFLRPILMPFEVDLAFNTSRKFSTQYCMDFRQILPDGLNYCNFETSMETDVSLISGDIRNPDKDILCIDKMDALVLKTPGNTFATYYIKNQLIRYHTNVLFYQNRCSCYWQCRSTISSRTILERSRAKIRKRFTVFCAHWT, encoded by the exons atgaatgaaaatatgacGATGAGCGAGGTAACGAGTGTGCATGGTCAATTGACAGATAAAAGGACTGAGGATCCTTATGAAATGGATAAATGTGTCAAGTGGATTGAAGCTCATAACTTAGAAAAG GTATGTTTACAATTCCCAGATGACCTTTTGCCAGATTCAGTGAAGATTGCGTTACAtatggaaaaatatataaatagaaaagtatatattttggGAGACACTACATGCGGCAGTTGTTGTGTCGATATAATTACGGCCCAACATGCCAATGCCGATGGTATAATACACTTTGGACACGCTTGTCTTAATCCTGTAAATCAAATATTAGCCTTTCATGTTTTAccaaaaaaggaaattgaTGTAACATGCTTTCAAGATCAGTTTAAAGAAGCATTACAAGatacaacaaaaaaatgtatactttTTTATGACGTGGCATATGCACATCTGATCG aacgtatatataataatttaaaggcCATATtcaagaatttaattttatcgacaTTAAATTGTAAATCAAACGTGGAATTTACGGATTCCAAAGATACTTCAACAATGGTTATCCTAGGTAGAAGGTACATTTTATTGAATGATACTACAATAAATGATTACGAGGCGGTATTTTTGGGAGAAAATGGAAAGACATTTTCTACATTGGCAATGAGCGTTCCTGCAAAAAAATggtattattttgaaaatagcAAAGTCATTGAATTTAATGTTTTACATTCGCCTTGGTTGAAAAGAAGACGGTTTCTCGTTGAAAAGCTTAAAGACGCTAAAGTTGTAGGTATAGTAGTAGCTACGTTAGGAATTCAAGATTATCTCAAATGTATATCGATGGTTAAATATATTCtcaaggaaaagaataagaagacgTATACTTTGTGTGTTGGTAAAATAAATCCAACGAAATTGGCTAATTTCCCCGAG GTCGACGCCTTTATCGTAATAGCATGTTCAGAAAATGAGGTATTTGATTCTCGAGATTTCTTACGGCCCATATTAATGCCTTTTGAAGTTGATTTAGCTTTTAATACTTCGAGGAAATTCTCCACGCAATATTGTATGGATTTTAGGCAAATACTGCCTGATGGtttaaattattgtaattttgaaaCGTCCATGGAAACGGACGTCTCGCTGATATCCGGAGATATTAGAAATCCCGATAAAGATATTCTTTGCATAGATAAAATGGATGCTTTGGTTCTAAAAACACCAGGCAATACTTTTGctacttattatattaaaaatcagcTAATCCGATATCATACCAATGTATTATTCTATCAAAATAGGTGTAGTTGCTATTGGCAATGCAGGAGCACAATTTCTTCAAGAACGATCTTGGAAAGGAGTCGAGCAAAGATTAGGAAAAGATTCACCGTGTTCTGCGCGCATTGGACGTAG